The following coding sequences lie in one Cyanobacterium sp. Dongsha4 genomic window:
- a CDS encoding substrate-binding domain-containing protein, protein MNKLTEKFFSVLKIPTSSGEIMTTSSKHNSPQNKIISLLIIGASLGITYLPIFPVKTNVTIVSGSELKEVLEEISDKFEKDNPHIDLEIEIQGSQDIISNVIDKKNDFIPTVLIPANSELITELETTLKAQGETDIFYYPPEAIARTLLVAIAWEERGKVLFPNNKFSWNQLEKALKTRNWQQLGGDKNWGSFDFVTTDPTRSNSGQLTLSLWAKNDLNQNILTVNDINNNRIRDLFTLIKKSVYQPPRSTDILLQEFIARGANDADVATVYESIALHRWSQAKERRNQSYQIYYPNPTIETTITGAILKQNVSKQEAKSAEKFINYLKQKEQQIILAKYGFRPIIDLDLENLKDTPWSENIEGVEIEPSISIKPSPDNNVINEIEKIWNQAN, encoded by the coding sequence ATGAATAAATTAACAGAAAAATTCTTCTCAGTTTTGAAAATACCAACATCGTCAGGAGAAATAATGACTACTTCTAGTAAACATAATTCTCCCCAGAATAAAATAATTTCTTTATTAATTATTGGTGCTAGTTTAGGGATAACTTATTTACCGATTTTTCCCGTTAAAACTAATGTTACTATTGTTAGTGGTTCAGAATTAAAAGAAGTATTAGAGGAAATTAGTGATAAATTTGAAAAAGATAATCCTCACATTGATTTAGAAATAGAAATTCAAGGTTCACAAGACATAATTAGTAATGTTATTGACAAAAAAAATGACTTTATTCCCACTGTTTTAATTCCTGCTAATAGCGAGTTAATTACTGAGTTAGAAACCACTTTAAAAGCTCAAGGAGAAACTGATATTTTCTATTATCCCCCAGAGGCGATCGCCCGTACTCTTTTAGTTGCGATCGCATGGGAAGAAAGAGGAAAAGTGTTATTTCCTAACAATAAATTCAGTTGGAATCAGTTAGAAAAAGCCTTAAAAACAAGGAATTGGCAACAGTTAGGAGGGGACAAAAATTGGGGAAGTTTTGATTTTGTAACAACAGATCCAACACGCTCTAATAGTGGACAATTAACCCTAAGTTTATGGGCAAAAAATGACTTAAATCAAAATATTTTAACAGTTAATGACATTAATAATAATCGAATAAGAGACTTATTTACCCTGATTAAAAAGTCCGTTTATCAACCACCGAGAAGCACCGATATTTTATTACAAGAATTTATCGCCAGAGGAGCAAATGATGCGGATGTAGCCACAGTTTATGAAAGTATAGCCCTTCATCGTTGGTCACAAGCAAAAGAAAGACGTAATCAAAGTTATCAAATTTACTATCCTAATCCTACCATAGAAACAACTATTACAGGAGCTATTTTAAAGCAAAATGTGAGTAAACAAGAAGCAAAATCAGCAGAAAAATTTATCAATTATTTAAAACAAAAAGAGCAACAAATTATATTGGCAAAATATGGTTTTCGTCCAATTATTGACTTAGACTTAGAAAACTTAAAAGATACCCCTTGGAGTGAAAATATTGAAGGGGTAGAAATTGAACCAAGTATAAGTATAAAACCAAGCCCAGATAATAATGTGATTAATGAAATAGAAAAAATATGGAATCAAGCCAATTAA
- a CDS encoding VWA domain-containing protein: MGAKFGLILTPIFISFSLLSGCSDNNSVDGNTNQMRSQLEIKFLAGSDLGEFCRQTAEKLNATNPKLSNGKQFHLTCDAKGSGDVIGEVVNLTQQLASNSISADDAQFPSIISVDGEIYQSQLIYQVDKIFPGENLIPPITDTPLIVFSPMVFMTTKELAPVLEKLPNIYTALTQYDNYQQLDSQAPPLPIYFVQTAPTRSNSGLQTLVAQFASVSNKQPQDLTIDDITKYQDKVKAIQEKVTRYGVSTATLANSMVENGIFWASVGSVYESLVIQANSQPNPNQTQYQAVYPKATFSSNIRGIIPNAPWMSAEEKEGAQKVLDFMLTPESQQLAASLGLRPGIPNVALGNKFSSQYGVNPNPNYESYRPPSPEVVEAMLTNWQDYSKKPSQVAVVVDISGSMRGQKITAVQNTLLNYINNLGSKEEIAIITFSDQINPPVVIKGTPEGKNQGIQYISSLQARGGTKLYDSALYARDWLRQNLKPNAINAVLILTDGEDSGSGINLQQLEQELQKSGFNSDERIAFFTVGYGNDGEFNAQALEEIAKINAGYYRKGDPNTIDLVMKNLQLEF; this comes from the coding sequence ATGGGTGCTAAATTTGGGTTAATTCTGACTCCTATATTTATATCTTTTTCTTTATTGTCAGGATGTAGCGATAATAACTCCGTTGATGGTAACACAAATCAGATGCGATCGCAACTGGAAATAAAATTTTTAGCAGGAAGTGATTTAGGGGAATTTTGCCGTCAAACCGCAGAAAAACTCAACGCCACTAATCCCAAATTAAGCAACGGAAAACAATTTCATTTAACCTGTGATGCAAAAGGTAGCGGTGATGTCATTGGCGAAGTAGTTAATCTTACTCAACAATTAGCCAGTAACTCCATTTCCGCCGATGATGCCCAATTTCCTTCGATTATTTCCGTTGACGGTGAAATCTATCAAAGTCAATTAATCTATCAAGTGGATAAAATCTTCCCCGGAGAAAACCTTATCCCCCCCATTACCGATACTCCTTTAATCGTTTTTAGCCCAATGGTATTCATGACAACAAAAGAGTTAGCACCTGTGTTGGAAAAATTACCCAATATCTATACAGCCTTAACCCAATATGACAATTATCAACAATTGGATTCCCAAGCACCACCATTACCGATATACTTTGTACAAACTGCCCCCACTCGCTCAAATTCAGGCTTACAAACTCTTGTTGCCCAATTTGCCTCTGTTAGTAATAAACAACCCCAAGATTTAACCATTGACGATATTACTAAATATCAGGATAAAGTTAAGGCTATTCAAGAAAAAGTTACCCGTTATGGCGTTTCTACCGCCACTCTTGCCAATTCTATGGTAGAAAATGGTATTTTTTGGGCTTCTGTAGGCTCTGTGTATGAATCCTTAGTTATTCAGGCAAATAGTCAACCTAATCCAAATCAAACCCAATATCAAGCAGTATATCCTAAAGCTACATTTAGCTCTAATATTCGAGGAATAATACCCAATGCCCCTTGGATGTCGGCAGAAGAAAAAGAAGGGGCACAAAAAGTTTTAGATTTTATGTTAACTCCTGAATCTCAACAATTAGCGGCGAGTCTGGGATTACGCCCCGGTATTCCGAATGTTGCTCTCGGTAATAAGTTTAGTAGTCAATACGGAGTCAATCCTAATCCTAATTATGAATCTTATCGCCCTCCTTCCCCCGAAGTGGTAGAAGCAATGTTAACCAATTGGCAAGACTACTCAAAAAAACCTTCTCAAGTTGCTGTAGTTGTGGACATTTCAGGTTCAATGCGAGGACAAAAAATAACCGCAGTGCAGAATACATTATTAAATTATATTAATAATTTAGGTTCAAAAGAAGAAATTGCGATTATCACTTTTAGTGATCAAATTAACCCTCCTGTGGTTATTAAAGGCACTCCTGAAGGAAAAAACCAAGGTATTCAGTATATAAGTAGCTTACAAGCAAGAGGAGGTACAAAACTATATGATAGTGCTTTATATGCCCGTGATTGGTTACGGCAAAATTTAAAACCCAATGCCATTAATGCGGTATTAATTCTGACTGACGGAGAGGATTCTGGTAGTGGTATTAATCTACAACAATTGGAGCAGGAATTGCAAAAAAGTGGTTTTAATAGTGATGAAAGAATCGCCTTTTTCACCGTTGGTTATGGTAATGATGGGGAATTTAATGCCCAAGCCTTAGAAGAAATTGCCAAAATTAATGCTGGATATTATCGTAAAGGTGATCCTAATACTATTGATCTAGTTATGAAAAATTTACAACTAGAATTCTAG
- a CDS encoding response regulator: MTFPLYFPFSLTQFWNNSNLRKKLALSFGISTFLLSIIFSLVVSQSLKSHIQNEKIIFLQQISNELTNTFNRGLFERQHDIENMAILPRFRNPTNNKEDRRLFLEKLQNSYQYYAWIGFANTEGVVEVATGKMLEGEKVNERPWFIGGLKSNFIGDVHEAKLLAQKLPPLPSGEPLRFLDVSIPVYNQQGSLTGVLGAHLSWNWIEDVEDSLVENIPNDQQIQILIMANDGLILFDSGNTWGGKTVTYPPKDAVSAEFFNNNDYIISTQVDKGDFLVDNLGWRIVVRQPKVAAFKSIGILQQEILFWGLLLATIFSLIGWYFASYLTQPLLNLAYYADQIRRGDHEIILRDRTFFSNTKKHKYHNKDFENKNEISLLYNSFEELIFTLIKKEQDLRNANKKLEEKVKIRTQDLRKAKEIAEKANQAKSVFLSSMSHELRTPLNAILGFSQLILEEENLTGDTKENLQIIINSGEHLLSLINEVLEISKIEAGKIILNNSTFNFYELTSSLKSMLLIKAAEKKLNLLLEIDNNIPEFICADERKLKQILLNLISNSLKFTQAGSITIKAILETENKIYFAVTDTGRGMKTEDLEKLFTPFFQTESGIESKQGTGLGLTISRKFVKMMGGELKVKSQFNLGTTFEFTINFQSDCAPSHQQNTFNSGKIIGVKANTPNYRILIVDDEDNNRLLLTKLLQPLGFSLKEAVNGKEAVEIWQDWQPHLIWMDIGMPVMDGFQATRIIREKESMITSSHKTTIIALTAHAFMEEKSKILAVGCEEVINKPFIKEIIFEKLQQFLKLEYMYNFSSAIPPSVTNVDKSNTSEIKRKILVAEDNLVNQKLVVNLLNKLNYTVKIAKNGEEVIEILKKEDYDLIFMDIEMPKIDGIKATEIIYREFSHQQIPPIIAMSAHEDENIISMCKSVGMKDYICKPIKQDNLKLILEKYIGVKS, translated from the coding sequence ATGACTTTTCCCCTTTATTTCCCCTTTTCTCTGACTCAATTTTGGAATAACTCTAATTTGAGAAAAAAATTAGCTCTTTCTTTTGGCATTTCCACATTTTTACTTTCAATTATTTTTAGTTTAGTAGTTAGTCAATCTTTGAAAAGTCATATTCAAAACGAGAAAATTATTTTTCTTCAACAAATATCCAATGAGTTAACAAATACTTTTAATCGTGGATTATTTGAGCGTCAACATGACATAGAAAATATGGCAATTTTACCTCGATTTCGTAATCCAACTAATAATAAAGAAGATAGACGCTTATTTTTAGAAAAATTGCAAAATAGTTATCAATATTATGCTTGGATTGGTTTTGCTAACACGGAAGGAGTTGTGGAAGTTGCTACGGGAAAAATGTTGGAAGGAGAAAAAGTTAATGAGCGCCCGTGGTTTATTGGGGGGTTAAAATCAAATTTTATTGGTGATGTGCATGAGGCAAAACTATTAGCTCAAAAATTGCCTCCTTTGCCTAGTGGTGAGCCTTTGAGATTTTTAGATGTGTCAATTCCTGTTTATAATCAACAGGGTAGTTTAACTGGAGTTTTAGGGGCTCATTTAAGTTGGAATTGGATTGAAGATGTTGAAGATTCTTTAGTGGAAAATATACCTAATGATCAACAAATACAAATTTTGATCATGGCTAATGATGGTTTAATTTTATTCGATTCAGGAAATACTTGGGGAGGGAAAACCGTTACTTATCCTCCAAAGGATGCTGTTTCGGCAGAGTTTTTTAACAATAATGACTATATTATCAGTACTCAAGTAGATAAGGGGGATTTTCTTGTAGATAATTTAGGATGGCGTATAGTTGTAAGACAACCAAAGGTAGCAGCTTTTAAATCTATAGGAATCTTACAACAAGAAATATTATTTTGGGGTTTATTATTAGCTACTATTTTTTCCTTAATTGGTTGGTATTTTGCAAGTTATCTTACTCAACCTTTACTTAATTTAGCATATTATGCAGACCAAATCAGACGAGGTGATCATGAAATAATATTGCGCGATCGCACTTTTTTTTCTAATACTAAAAAACATAAATATCATAATAAAGATTTTGAGAATAAAAACGAAATATCATTACTTTATAATAGCTTTGAAGAGCTAATATTTACTTTAATTAAAAAAGAACAAGACTTAAGAAATGCGAATAAAAAATTAGAAGAGAAAGTTAAGATTAGAACCCAAGATTTACGCAAAGCTAAAGAAATCGCAGAAAAAGCAAATCAGGCAAAAAGTGTTTTCTTATCAAGTATGAGTCATGAATTAAGAACTCCTTTAAATGCTATTTTAGGCTTTTCTCAGCTAATTTTAGAGGAAGAAAACCTAACGGGAGATACAAAAGAAAATCTACAAATAATCATTAATAGTGGAGAACATTTACTGTCTTTAATCAATGAAGTTTTAGAAATATCAAAAATAGAAGCAGGAAAAATAATTTTAAATAATAGTACCTTTAATTTTTATGAATTAACCTCTTCTTTAAAATCAATGCTATTAATTAAGGCGGCAGAAAAAAAACTTAATTTATTATTAGAGATAGACAATAACATCCCAGAATTTATCTGTGCAGATGAAAGAAAATTAAAACAAATATTATTAAATTTAATCAGTAATTCTCTCAAATTTACCCAAGCTGGTAGTATTACTATCAAGGCTATTTTAGAGACAGAAAACAAAATTTATTTTGCTGTCACTGATACTGGTAGAGGTATGAAGACAGAAGATTTAGAGAAATTATTTACCCCGTTTTTCCAAACAGAATCAGGAATAGAGTCAAAGCAAGGCACAGGGTTAGGATTAACTATTTCACGAAAATTTGTCAAGATGATGGGAGGTGAGTTAAAAGTTAAAAGTCAATTTAACCTAGGCACTACTTTTGAGTTTACCATTAATTTTCAATCAGATTGTGCACCATCTCATCAACAAAATACTTTCAATTCAGGAAAAATTATTGGTGTCAAGGCAAATACTCCTAACTATCGTATCCTTATTGTTGATGATGAAGATAATAATCGTTTACTTTTAACTAAACTATTACAACCTCTCGGATTTTCTCTCAAAGAAGCGGTTAATGGTAAAGAAGCAGTGGAAATTTGGCAAGATTGGCAACCCCATTTGATTTGGATGGATATAGGAATGCCTGTAATGGATGGTTTTCAAGCAACTCGTATTATAAGGGAAAAAGAGTCTATGATTACGTCTTCTCATAAAACTACGATTATTGCTTTAACTGCCCATGCTTTTATGGAAGAAAAAAGTAAGATATTGGCGGTTGGTTGTGAAGAAGTGATTAATAAACCTTTTATTAAAGAAATTATTTTCGAGAAATTACAACAGTTTCTTAAACTAGAATATATGTATAATTTTTCTTCTGCCATTCCTCCTTCTGTTACGAATGTAGATAAGTCAAATACCTCTGAAATTAAACGAAAAATACTGGTAGCAGAAGATAACTTGGTTAATCAAAAATTAGTTGTCAACTTGCTAAATAAATTAAACTATACAGTCAAAATTGCTAAGAATGGAGAAGAAGTTATTGAGATATTAAAAAAAGAAGATTATGATTTAATTTTTATGGATATTGAAATGCCTAAAATTGATGGAATTAAAGCTACTGAAATAATTTATCGAGAATTTTCTCATCAACAAATACCCCCTATTATTGCCATGAGTGCCCATGAAGATGAAAATATTATTTCTATGTGTAAGTCTGTAGGGATGAAAGACTATATTTGTAAACCAATAAAACAGGATAATTTGAAGTTGATTTTAGAAAAATATATTGGAGTTAAGAGCTAA
- a CDS encoding NAD(P)-dependent oxidoreductase — MRIFITGGSGCIGHYIADLLIKNTDYELFFLVRNPRKIKFDYNYRSGINIIEDNLTNILAYKNILETINIAILTATCWGGEIESYQINVEANINLINCLNKDNCERIIYFSTASILDQKNQLLPQAGEIGTDYIKTKYQCFTQLKKHLLYPKIITVYPTLVFGGDENKPSSHLSAGLKDLPKWFNLIRWFQADGGFHVIHGQDIATIIGYLVENGDTLDPSFERKLVLANSPLTVNQAIKEIGNYLNKKVYLQIPLPIWLANIFIKVFNIQMAKWDYFCLNYRYFTYDKYVNPQSFGLDYYVPNISKLLEISGV, encoded by the coding sequence ATGCGTATATTTATCACTGGTGGAAGCGGTTGCATCGGACATTATATCGCTGATTTATTAATCAAAAATACAGACTATGAGTTATTTTTTTTGGTCAGAAATCCCCGTAAAATTAAGTTTGATTATAATTACCGTTCTGGTATCAATATTATTGAAGATAATTTAACAAATATTTTAGCATACAAAAACATATTAGAAACTATTAATATAGCGATTTTAACAGCTACTTGCTGGGGCGGAGAAATAGAATCTTATCAAATCAATGTAGAGGCAAATATTAACTTAATTAACTGTTTAAATAAGGATAATTGTGAGCGTATAATTTATTTTTCTACAGCTAGTATTTTAGATCAAAAAAATCAATTATTACCCCAAGCAGGAGAAATTGGAACAGATTATATAAAAACAAAATATCAGTGTTTTACACAATTGAAAAAACATCTTCTATATCCGAAAATTATTACTGTTTATCCGACTTTAGTTTTTGGAGGAGATGAAAATAAACCATCATCTCATTTAAGTGCTGGATTGAAAGATTTGCCGAAGTGGTTTAACTTAATCCGTTGGTTTCAAGCTGATGGAGGTTTTCATGTTATTCATGGTCAAGACATTGCTACTATTATCGGTTATTTAGTGGAAAATGGAGATACATTAGATCCTAGTTTTGAGCGTAAATTGGTGTTAGCTAATTCTCCTTTAACGGTTAATCAAGCTATTAAAGAAATTGGTAATTATCTAAATAAAAAAGTCTATTTACAAATTCCTCTCCCCATCTGGTTAGCAAATATCTTTATTAAAGTTTTTAATATTCAAATGGCAAAGTGGGATTATTTTTGTTTAAATTATCGTTATTTTACCTATGATAAATATGTTAATCCTCAATCTTTTGGTCTTGATTATTATGTACCCAATATTAGTAAACTTTTAGAAATTTCTGGAGTTTAA
- a CDS encoding response regulator, producing MSNHVYQILLVEDNADSVQLIENLLSSAHHSPLAEGSNFCLCCVQNLAGALQVIKEKDFEAIILDLTLPDGKGFESLLKLKENAPDTPIIIQTDSTDEAVIVRAFQMGANGYLRKTDLDCNSLIYAIRLAIERQQYVERLSALRQQKQQQEEFASLENLAQSIQPSITARMFASSALKDSIPDVFSQLTVKYGHLLDLSLEERALRVDYNIAEELRQLAAKLGFFKASPRDVVDIHTKALKEKCKNVNLAKVQAYVDEGRLRLLELMGYLTSYYRKYYIGLSNLTILSSSDSDDI from the coding sequence ATGTCGAATCATGTTTATCAAATTTTGTTGGTAGAAGATAATGCTGATAGTGTCCAACTAATAGAAAATCTTTTGTCTTCAGCTCATCACTCTCCCCTCGCAGAAGGGTCTAATTTTTGTTTGTGTTGTGTTCAAAATTTGGCAGGAGCTTTACAGGTAATTAAAGAGAAAGATTTTGAGGCAATTATCTTAGATTTAACTTTACCAGATGGCAAGGGTTTTGAGTCTTTATTAAAGTTAAAAGAAAATGCTCCTGATACTCCCATTATAATCCAAACAGATTCAACGGATGAGGCGGTAATTGTTCGAGCTTTTCAGATGGGAGCAAATGGGTATTTAAGAAAGACAGATTTAGATTGTAACTCTTTGATTTATGCTATTCGTTTAGCGATCGAACGTCAACAGTATGTAGAACGATTATCTGCTTTAAGACAACAAAAACAACAACAAGAAGAATTCGCCAGTTTAGAAAATTTGGCTCAATCGATTCAACCAAGTATTACAGCGAGGATGTTTGCTTCTTCTGCGTTGAAAGATAGTATTCCCGATGTTTTCTCTCAGTTAACGGTGAAATACGGTCATTTATTAGATTTATCTTTAGAAGAGAGAGCTTTGAGGGTGGATTATAATATAGCGGAGGAGTTACGACAATTGGCGGCAAAATTGGGCTTTTTTAAGGCTAGTCCGAGAGATGTTGTAGACATTCATACTAAAGCCTTAAAGGAAAAATGTAAGAATGTTAATTTAGCTAAAGTTCAAGCCTATGTGGATGAGGGTAGATTAAGATTATTAGAATTAATGGGTTATTTAACTTCTTATTATCGCAAGTATTATATCGGTTTGAGCAATCTTACCATTTTATCTAGTTCCGATTCGGATGATATTTAA
- a CDS encoding circadian clock KaiB family protein — translation MSNYLLRLYITGNSLNSQRAIANLLKLCREELNNKYQVEIIDVLEEPARAEREKILVTPTLIKQLPPPLQRIIGDLSNRENVICGLDLIDQ, via the coding sequence ATGAGCAACTATTTATTAAGACTGTATATCACGGGTAATTCTCTTAACTCACAAAGAGCGATCGCTAATTTGTTGAAATTGTGTCGAGAAGAATTGAATAATAAATATCAGGTGGAAATTATTGACGTTTTGGAAGAACCTGCAAGGGCGGAAAGGGAAAAAATCCTTGTGACACCAACTTTGATAAAACAACTTCCTCCACCATTACAGAGAATTATTGGCGATTTATCAAACCGAGAAAATGTTATTTGTGGCTTGGATTTAATTGATCAATAG
- the rpiA gene encoding ribose-5-phosphate isomerase RpiA, whose protein sequence is MTTDPIVIMKQEVGKAAADRVQSDSIVGLGTGSTTAYAIQYIGERLQKGELTNIIGVPTSFQAEVLAKKYGIPLTTLDAITHIDVAIDGADEVDPHKNLIKGGGAAHTREKVVDSLANQFIVVVDGGKLVDKLGSTFLLPVEVIPMAVTPVMNKLEKLGGKPELRMGIKKAGPVVTDQGNLVIDVKFDSIDNPAELEKTINNMPGVLENGLFVGVADVILVGEIIDGKPSVREI, encoded by the coding sequence ATGACTACAGATCCCATTGTAATTATGAAGCAGGAAGTCGGTAAAGCGGCCGCCGACAGAGTCCAATCTGATTCCATTGTTGGTTTAGGTACAGGTTCTACTACTGCTTATGCCATTCAATATATTGGGGAGAGATTACAAAAAGGAGAATTAACTAATATTATCGGTGTTCCTACTTCTTTTCAAGCTGAAGTGTTAGCCAAAAAATATGGTATTCCTTTAACTACCCTAGATGCTATTACACATATTGATGTTGCTATTGACGGAGCAGATGAAGTTGATCCCCATAAAAACCTCATTAAAGGCGGCGGAGCGGCTCATACTCGTGAAAAAGTGGTAGATAGTCTAGCTAATCAATTTATCGTTGTGGTAGATGGTGGTAAACTTGTGGATAAATTAGGTTCAACTTTCTTGCTTCCTGTTGAGGTAATCCCAATGGCTGTAACCCCTGTGATGAATAAATTAGAAAAATTAGGGGGTAAACCAGAGTTAAGAATGGGTATTAAAAAAGCTGGCCCAGTCGTTACAGATCAAGGTAATTTAGTTATTGACGTTAAATTTGATTCCATTGATAACCCTGCAGAATTAGAAAAAACCATTAATAATATGCCCGGGGTTTTAGAAAATGGATTATTTGTAGGTGTTGCCGATGTAATTTTGGTGGGAGAAATCATAGACGGCAAACCTTCCGTTAGAGAAATATAA
- a CDS encoding mechanosensitive ion channel family protein: protein MLINIYLFQINPTDSEKISRLIGDITFGKVFQGFLLIFVAYWGQIIIEKIINWLAEKVPLKYRLKVKQSLPFWRAFIFGLVGVLLMNLFLNLSANNILPLTGTIAVALGFAFKDYASSVIAGILALFETPYQVGDRIKIGDDYGEVISYGLRAIMIQTPDDNIVTIPHNKLWSESVINANKGSLEAQTVISFYFNHDVDIERVFYILYRVAQTSKYTQLNLPILVVMEEKPWATHFKLKCYPIDARDEFIYQTDLVRRAKRYFHRDNLPYPLLPPLNHS from the coding sequence ATGTTGATTAATATTTATCTATTTCAAATAAACCCTACAGATTCGGAAAAAATTTCCCGCTTAATTGGTGATATTACTTTTGGGAAAGTTTTTCAAGGTTTTTTACTAATTTTTGTCGCTTATTGGGGACAAATTATTATAGAAAAAATAATCAATTGGTTAGCTGAAAAAGTCCCCTTAAAATATCGTCTTAAAGTCAAACAATCTTTGCCATTTTGGAGAGCATTTATTTTTGGTTTAGTGGGAGTGCTACTAATGAATTTATTTCTTAATCTCTCAGCTAATAACATTTTACCCCTGACAGGTACGATCGCAGTTGCTTTAGGTTTTGCTTTTAAAGACTATGCTAGTTCTGTCATCGCAGGAATTTTAGCACTTTTTGAAACCCCCTATCAAGTGGGCGATCGCATCAAAATTGGAGATGACTACGGAGAGGTTATCAGTTATGGATTAAGAGCGATCATGATTCAAACTCCTGACGATAATATTGTTACTATTCCCCATAATAAGCTCTGGAGTGAATCTGTTATCAATGCCAACAAAGGTAGCTTAGAAGCCCAAACCGTCATTAGTTTTTACTTTAACCACGATGTGGATATTGAAAGAGTTTTCTATATATTATATAGAGTGGCACAGACTAGCAAATATACTCAACTAAACCTGCCCATTTTGGTAGTAATGGAAGAAAAACCTTGGGCAACCCACTTCAAACTAAAATGTTATCCCATCGATGCTAGAGATGAATTTATTTATCAAACAGACTTAGTGAGAAGGGCGAAAAGATATTTTCACCGTGATAACTTACCTTATCCTTTACTTCCCCCCCTTAATCATAGCTAG
- a CDS encoding form I ribulose bisphosphate carboxylase large subunit yields MAQAGFKAGVQDYRLTYYTPDYTPKDTDLLACFRMTPQPGVPPEECAAAVAAESSTGTWTTVWTDGLTDLDRYKGRCYSVEPVPGEDNQYFCFVAYPLDLFEEGSVTNVLTSLVGNVFGFKALRALRLEDIRFPVALIKTYQGPPHGITVERDLLNKYGRPLLGCTIKPKLGLSAKNYGRAVYECLRGGLDFTKDDENINSQPFMRWRDRFLFVQEAIEKAQAETNEIKGHYLNVTAGTCEEMMKRAEFAKEIGTPIIMHDFLTGGFTANTTLAKWCRDNGVLLHIHRAMHAVIDRQKNHGIHFRVLAKCLRLSGGDHLHSGTVVGKLEGDRAATLGFVDLMREDYVEEDRARGVFFTQDYASLPGTMPVASGGIHVWHMPALVEIFGDDSCLQFGGGTLGHPWGNAPGATANRVALEACVQARNEGRSLAREGNEVIREACRWSPELAAACELWKEIKFEFDTVDTL; encoded by the coding sequence ATGGCACAAGCTGGATTTAAAGCTGGTGTGCAGGATTATCGCTTAACCTATTACACCCCTGACTATACCCCTAAAGATACTGATTTATTGGCTTGTTTCCGTATGACTCCCCAACCCGGAGTTCCCCCCGAAGAATGTGCGGCGGCGGTTGCGGCTGAGTCCTCTACTGGTACTTGGACTACTGTATGGACTGATGGTTTAACTGACTTAGATCGTTACAAAGGTCGTTGTTACAGTGTTGAACCCGTACCTGGTGAAGATAATCAATATTTCTGTTTCGTTGCTTATCCTTTAGATTTATTTGAAGAAGGTTCTGTAACCAACGTTTTAACCTCTTTAGTTGGTAACGTTTTCGGGTTTAAAGCTCTTCGTGCATTACGTTTAGAAGACATCCGCTTCCCCGTTGCTTTAATCAAAACTTATCAAGGTCCTCCTCACGGTATCACTGTTGAGCGTGACTTATTAAACAAATACGGTCGTCCTTTATTAGGTTGTACCATTAAGCCTAAATTAGGTTTATCCGCTAAAAACTACGGTCGTGCAGTTTATGAGTGTCTTCGTGGTGGTTTAGACTTCACCAAAGACGATGAAAACATCAACTCTCAGCCTTTCATGCGTTGGCGCGATCGCTTCTTATTCGTTCAAGAAGCTATTGAAAAAGCACAAGCTGAAACCAATGAAATCAAAGGTCACTACTTAAACGTAACCGCAGGTACTTGCGAAGAAATGATGAAACGTGCTGAATTCGCCAAAGAAATCGGTACTCCTATCATCATGCACGACTTCTTAACTGGTGGTTTCACTGCTAACACTACCTTAGCAAAATGGTGTCGTGATAACGGTGTATTATTACACATCCACCGTGCTATGCACGCAGTAATTGACCGTCAGAAAAATCATGGTATCCACTTCCGTGTTTTAGCTAAATGTCTCCGTCTCTCTGGTGGTGACCACTTACACTCTGGTACTGTTGTAGGTAAATTAGAAGGCGATCGCGCTGCTACTTTAGGTTTCGTTGACTTAATGCGTGAAGACTATGTAGAAGAAGATCGCGCTCGTGGTGTATTCTTCACCCAAGACTATGCTTCCTTACCCGGAACTATGCCTGTAGCTTCTGGTGGTATCCACGTATGGCATATGCCCGCATTAGTTGAAATCTTCGGTGATGATTCTTGTTTACAGTTTGGTGGTGGTACTTTAGGACACCCTTGGGGTAATGCACCTGGTGCAACCGCTAACCGTGTAGCTTTAGAGGCTTGTGTTCAAGCTCGTAATGAAGGACGTTCTCTCGCTCGTGAAGGTAACGAAGTAATTCGTGAGGCTTGTCGTTGGAGTCCTGAGTTAGCTGCCGCTTGTGAACTCTGGAAAGAAATCAAATTCGAGTTTGACACCGTTGACACTCTCTAA